The Elaeis guineensis isolate ETL-2024a chromosome 12, EG11, whole genome shotgun sequence sequence tctaaGGTGAATTTTGCCCAATTATATGTATGAATATGGTTGACATCTTCAACAATATTTAAGTAGGAAATAGGAATATCAGCCCTTATGCATGGGGCAACAAAAACTCCTATTAGTAAAAGAATGAATCTTCTTTTAAAATATTCATCTCCATCATCACTATTCTTGATACACGAAATCAAGTAATTTATAGTGATCTGTCTTATGCCCCCTATAGCATAGATGTCCAATAAAACTTGATTGGGTTTGTGCTTTTGACTCAATATCTCCTCTCCTTTATCACTCAACCCTATTATGCAATGTAAATCCCATTCTGTAATATAGATATCTATGTTGTTAATCAAGATCGATCTTTTAATGGGATCACATCTTTTCAACAACCAAGCTAAAAAAACTTGATGGAGATTGATCGCTGGTAAATATAATATACTGCCAAATCCCATCTCTTTCACCACATCCTTCTGTGcattatttaaattatcaattacaCTAGCCAATCGTCTCGGAGAGCACCTTATATCTATTGCCAAATCAATAGCTTGCATTGAAGTTGTATCTTGCATGGAACTCATTTTCTACATAGTTCATAAATAAAGATTAATTTACTTTATACCATGATTCTATCGTGCAACCATGTATGGATAGGAATTTTAACCTACAAACaccaaatttttatgtataaaagaatatgaataaattatttttttatctgcatagtttctaaaaaatatttatctagataaatataaatttttagaaaatttttttctgtaAAAGAATGGGCCGATAGAGATTCAAAAgatatacatgtacatacatcACGAAATGAAAATAATGGCCATCTTTTAGTTAGTCAGATATGTTTCTGGCATGAAGCACTGGCCTTATAATGGGAAGTGACGGTAGATAACAGTAAAATAAATATGTGCTCAACTGACATAaagaaattcgaatttcaaatataCTGTTCATGAAGTCAGTGACAGAATGGTAAATAGATAGATTTATCTCTACCATCTAATAACCACCATTTGAATACCGAATATGCATTACCCCAACACCatgtatcatttttcttttttttggattccAACAGAATTCGCTTTACACGAGAACTTCAaaacttttcttttcttataaGATAAATTAAACCAACCAAATGAATGAAAGGTTTCATAACAGACAACTTACTGTTTGATGAAAGAACTGAAGAAAATTGTTGGTCGGAAGGTGGTTCGGAATTTCGTCGAACAGTTGGTCTGCGGGAAGTAAAAGAGGGTATTCCTTGAATAAATGATCGACCGGAACACTGATCGAACGTGGTAAAAGACACCCTCTAGTAGAGAAGACCAATACGGGAACGATCCACGACATTATGGCAGCCGCCGCACGCCATCGAAAAATACCAATGAGACGAAGACATATCATCCACAACCGCCGACGAGCACCAATCGTCGCTTCACATGATCTTCTACTTGATCGCCAATAGGAGATGGATACCATGGATCGAGAAATAAGGAAGAACACAAGTTTGAAAACGATTGAGAATGAGGAAGAAGATGACTTCCAAAATGCCGCTCAACAATTACCGTACAACCGAAGTCACATTTTGTAAACGCCCCTGACTTTTGAACAAATTACACGCACCTGCCACGTGACTGGCTACTGGAAGTTTCCGATAAAAACTTTTTTTGCCGTTCCTTATTAATCGGACGGCCAGAATTTATTTAAATGAAGGATGCCATAAATGGCCTTGGGAGCACCGTCGCAAATGCCTATCATTAAACACTGATATCCCTCGCGCGAAAGAAAAACGCACCTTCCTTCCTTGCCTGGCGACCGCTGGATCATCCACTGCACAGCTATCAAAGCACCTTAAAATACCGTCAATCATCGAGGTCAAGGTATTTGGGATCTTTACATATAGACTTAAAAGGATCAATAATGCCTCACGACCTGCTCTTCTCTTTGAGTGGTGAGAGATCCATCCTCCTCTGCCAGTCTGAAAAAATGGCCATGATCTTAGAAGCCTTTGTGGGAAAATTGCTTGACAAGCTCTCAGAATTTATCTGGGGAGAGATTTTCATTATGCGAGATGTGCAGGACGAGCTCAAGCAGCTTCAAAGAAGAATAGAGAGGCTAAGCGGATATCTTGAATCAGCAGAGCACAAGAGGCATGAAGACCGGACCATCAATAACTGGGTGGTGGAGTTGAAAGATGTGATGTATGATGCGGAGGATATCATCGAGCGTTGTATGATCGAGGGCAGAATATTGTTGGAAAATCATCCCTCCACATTAGCGGTACGCGACACCTCATCTTCATTTTATTCCCCTGGCTTCCTCCAGTTCAAGCATGAAATtggtaaaaaaattaaagaacttAATGATAGGCTAAAAGAGATTAACAAGGATAGATCAAAATTGCCTGCACTAAAATACACTAGGCAAAGTGCTCTAGAGGGTAGAGTAAATACCCGTCAAACTTTTCCCAATGTGATTAAGTCTGATATTGTAGGGCCAAAAATTGAAGAGGCTACCCAAAGTCTCGTGGAGTTATTAATTAAGGACGATAATAAAAAATACCGAGTTTTGGGGATCGTTGGGATGGGTGGAATCGGCAAGACCACTCTTGCTTCTAACATATACAAtaacaaaataataaaagagaacttTCCTATACGAGTATGGGTGTGTATTTCTCAAGATTTTTCAGAAACAAAAATGCTAAAAGAGATAATTAGGGGTGGGGGTGGAAATTATGGGAAGGCTGAAACCAAGGCAGAGCTTGTAACCTGTCTTTCCTTGGTTCTTTCAAAAAGATTCTTTATTGTATTAGATGATGTATGGGAAAAAGATGTATGGGAGGATTTGCTTAGATATGCCATTGAAAATGCAACATCTACCGGCAAGATTGTAATTACCACTCGAGATAGGAACGTGGCTGGAAGTATTGTAACAGAGGGAGCAGAGATCCATCATGTTGATAAAATGGATGACCACAGTGGTTGGAAATTGCTCTGCAAGATagtctttggagataatgatgatgaggaggaggagatcTCTAGCTTACAAGAAATTGGGGTTAAAATTGTTAAAAAATGCGGCGGTCTTCCTCTTGCAATCAAAACCATTGGAGGGGTTTTAAGGTCGAAGGAGAGAAGCAACGTGGAAtggaataaaattctcaaaagtgATGCCTGGTCTATGAGCCAACTTCAAGAACAACTCCCAAGAGCTCTATTTTTAAGCTATGAATATTTACCATCTGATCTCAAACAGTGTTTTCTATACTGTTCGTTGTTTCCTGAGGATTTTACCATGGATCGCGATGAGCTTATTCGTTATTGGGTGGCTGAAGGCTTTGTAAGAAGAGCAGAGGGAGATACAATTATGGAAGATTTAGCAGAGGATTTCTATAGGGAGTTAATCGGGAGGAATCTTTTACAGCCATGTGATAAGTATGGTCGCTTGAGTGACGTAGCTGGCAATTACTGCAAGATGCATGATCTGCTACGTTCCCTTGCTCATTTTTTGATGCGTGATGAGAGCATTTTTCTTGGTGATCACGAACAATCACCTAACGCAAATCCTTTGAGTAAACTACGTCGTTTGTCAATGGTTAACACAGGGGAGATACTAGAAGTTCCTGATGTAATGAAACAGCAAAAATGCCTAAGAACTCTTCTTGTTTGGAGGAGTTTAAAGTTGCCGATGGTCGAGAATGAACTTTTTGAAAGTTCGACGTTTCTACGAGTCATGAACCTGAGCGGTACGAGACTTGAGAGCCTCCACTCCATCGGAGATCTTTTGCATCTGAGATATTTAAATGTTTCTGGGACGGATATCGAAGAGTTGCCAGAGTCCATCGGATGCCTGGTAAACCTAGAGGTATTGAACCTATCAGGTTGTGGATACTTGCATACTCTCCCTAAGGCCATCACCAAATTGTGCAATCTAAGATGCCTTTGTATTGAAGAAACTCCATTAACTCATGTGCCAAAGGGAATAGGCAAATTAAAACATTTGAACCATCTTCAAGGATTTGTGATCGGCCATGATGATAGAAGAGATGATGAGGGGTGTGATTTGAAGGAGCTACAATCTCTGTCCCGGCTGAGATTCCTGGAGATAAACAATTTGAAGAGGGCACAACCAAGCGGAGCTTTGGTACTCGCAAACAGCCGCTCTCTGAGGACATTAATTTTGATGGGGGAAGCAATGGAAAGCCCGAGTAATGACGAGGAAGAAGCAATGGCAATCCAGAGTAATGAAGAGGAAGAAGCAATTTCAATCCAGAGAAATGACAAGATTTATAATGAGCTCTCTCCTCAATCCACCCACCTACAGAAACTCAAGATTTATGACTTCATCGGTACTGGATTTTTGGGCTGGATGATGTCCTCTCCTTTGAGTGCCTCTTTTCCTAACCTGACATCCATAAAATTATGTAATTGTATATCATTCCCACAACTTCCTCCACTGGGCCTGTTGCCCCAGCTGAAATCCCTTTGCATTTGGAGAATGCGTGCAATCAAAACCATCGGACCTGAATTTCTTGGCCCCCGTGCATCGTCAGCAGCGACTTCATTTCCCAAGCTTGAACAGCTGAAATTTGAAGAGATGTCCAACTGGGAAGAATGGTCGTTTGGTATGGTGGAGGGGGTTggtgaagaaagaagaggagccCCCAAGTTGCTACCTTGTCTAACGAAGTTGGAACTATTTAATTGTCCCAAGCTGAGAGCTCTTCCTCCACTGGGCCTGTTGCCCCAGCTGACATTCCTTGCGATTGGAGCAGGTGCAATCAAAACCATCGGACCTGAATTTCTTGGCCCCCGTGCATCGTCAGCAGCGACTTCGTTTCCCAACCTTGAAGGGCTGTATTTTAAGGAGATGTCCAACTGGGAAGAATGGTCGTTTGGTATGGTGGAGGAGTTTggtgaagaaagaagaggagccCCCAAGTTGCTACCTCGTCTAACGAAGTTGGGACTATTTAATTGTCCCAAGCTGAGAGCTCTTCCAGAAGGCCTACGGCATACCACCAATTTACAGGAATTGAATATCTATGGAGCCGACAACGTAAAAGAAATCAACAACCTTCCCTCACTGAAATCTCTGAGAATAGCGAAGCGCCCAAGGTTGGAGCACGTGGAGAATCTTGATAAGTTGCAATACCTGAGAGTAGATCTACATTCTTATTTCATAGAGACATCCACCACCGATGCTGATGGACGGACAGAGCACCTCCCACAGTGGTTATTGGAGCTACTCCAAAATGCATCCACCACCGATGCTGATGGACGGACAGAGCACCTCCCACAGTGGTTATTGGAGCTACTCCAAAATGCTCCGGCTGCTATGCAGAATCTCAAAGAATTTAAACTAACATGCAGCTTACCACTTCTTAAGACCTTCCTCAAGGACGGCCCCAACTGGCCCATCATTCAGCCGATCCCCCAGGTCAAGATCAATGGCACCTTCTCATCATATATTCGGTGTACCAAGGACCCTCCCTC is a genomic window containing:
- the LOC105055357 gene encoding putative disease resistance protein RGA3 isoform X2 codes for the protein MPHDLLFSLSGERSILLCQSEKMAMILEAFVGKLLDKLSEFIWGEIFIMRDVQDELKQLQRRIERLSGYLESAEHKRHEDRTINNWVVELKDVMYDAEDIIERCMIEGRILLENHPSTLAVRDTSSSFYSPGFLQFKHEIGKKIKELNDRLKEINKDRSKLPALKYTRQSALEGRVNTRQTFPNVIKSDIVGPKIEEATQSLVELLIKDDNKKYRVLGIVGMGGIGKTTLASNIYNNKIIKENFPIRVWVCISQDFSETKMLKEIIRGGGGNYGKAETKAELVTCLSLVLSKRFFIVLDDVWEKDVWEDLLRYAIENATSTGKIVITTRDRNVAGSIVTEGAEIHHVDKMDDHSGWKLLCKIVFGDNDDEEEEISSLQEIGVKIVKKCGGLPLAIKTIGGVLRSKERSNVEWNKILKSDAWSMSQLQEQLPRALFLSYEYLPSDLKQCFLYCSLFPEDFTMDRDELIRYWVAEGFVRRAEGDTIMEDLAEDFYRELIGRNLLQPCDKYGRLSDVAGNYCKMHDLLRSLAHFLMRDESIFLGDHEQSPNANPLSKLRRLSMVNTGEILEVPDVMKQQKCLRTLLVWRSLKLPMVENELFESSTFLRVMNLSGTRLESLHSIGDLLHLRYLNVSGTDIEELPESIGCLVNLEVLNLSGCGYLHTLPKAITKLCNLRCLCIEETPLTHVPKGIGKLKHLNHLQGFVIGHDDRRDDEGCDLKELQSLSRLRFLEINNLKRAQPSGALVLANSRSLRTLILMGEAMESPSNDEEEAMAIQSNEEEEAISIQRNDKIYNELSPQSTHLQKLKIYDFIGTGFLGWMMSSPLSASFPNLTSIKLCNCISFPQLPPLGLLPQLKSLCIWRMRAIKTIGPEFLGPRASSAATSFPKLEQLKFEEMSNWEEWSFGMVEGVGEERRGAPKLLPCLTKLELFNCPKLRALPPLGLLPQLTFLAIGAGAIKTIGPEFLGPRASSAATSFPNLEGLYFKEMSNWEEWSFGMVEEFGEERRGAPKLLPRLTKLGLFNCPKLRALPEGLRHTTNLQELNIYGADNVKEINNLPSLKSLRIAKRPRLEHVENLDKLQYLRVDLHSYFIETSTTDADGRTEHLPQWLLELLQNAPAAMQNLKEFKLTCSLPLLKTFLKDGPNWPIIQPIPQVKINGTFSSYIRCTKDPPSFETNVVESEESMDR
- the LOC105055357 gene encoding putative disease resistance protein RGA3 isoform X1, whose product is MPHDLLFSLSGERSILLCQSEKMAMILEAFVGKLLDKLSEFIWGEIFIMRDVQDELKQLQRRIERLSGYLESAEHKRHEDRTINNWVVELKDVMYDAEDIIERCMIEGRILLENHPSTLAVRDTSSSFYSPGFLQFKHEIGKKIKELNDRLKEINKDRSKLPALKYTRQSALEGRVNTRQTFPNVIKSDIVGPKIEEATQSLVELLIKDDNKKYRVLGIVGMGGIGKTTLASNIYNNKIIKENFPIRVWVCISQDFSETKMLKEIIRGGGGNYGKAETKAELVTCLSLVLSKRFFIVLDDVWEKDVWEDLLRYAIENATSTGKIVITTRDRNVAGSIVTEGAEIHHVDKMDDHSGWKLLCKIVFGDNDDEEEEISSLQEIGVKIVKKCGGLPLAIKTIGGVLRSKERSNVEWNKILKSDAWSMSQLQEQLPRALFLSYEYLPSDLKQCFLYCSLFPEDFTMDRDELIRYWVAEGFVRRAEGDTIMEDLAEDFYRELIGRNLLQPCDKYGRLSDVAGNYCKMHDLLRSLAHFLMRDESIFLGDHEQSPNANPLSKLRRLSMVNTGEILEVPDVMKQQKCLRTLLVWRSLKLPMVENELFESSTFLRVMNLSGTRLESLHSIGDLLHLRYLNVSGTDIEELPESIGCLVNLEVLNLSGCGYLHTLPKAITKLCNLRCLCIEETPLTHVPKGIGKLKHLNHLQGFVIGHDDRRDDEGCDLKELQSLSRLRFLEINNLKRAQPSGALVLANSRSLRTLILMGEAMESPSNDEEEAMAIQSNEEEEAISIQRNDKIYNELSPQSTHLQKLKIYDFIGTGFLGWMMSSPLSASFPNLTSIKLCNCISFPQLPPLGLLPQLKSLCIWRMRAIKTIGPEFLGPRASSAATSFPKLEQLKFEEMSNWEEWSFGMVEGVGEERRGAPKLLPCLTKLELFNCPKLRALPPLGLLPQLTFLAIGAGAIKTIGPEFLGPRASSAATSFPNLEGLYFKEMSNWEEWSFGMVEEFGEERRGAPKLLPRLTKLGLFNCPKLRALPEGLRHTTNLQELNIYGADNVKEINNLPSLKSLRIAKRPRLEHVENLDKLQYLRVDLHSYFIETSTTDADGRTEHLPQWLLELLQNASTTDADGRTEHLPQWLLELLQNAPAAMQNLKEFKLTCSLPLLKTFLKDGPNWPIIQPIPQVKINGTFSSYIRCTKDPPSFETNVVESEESMDR